The following is a genomic window from Chloracidobacterium sp..
ATCCCTTCGTACCTCGCCGGATCGGTAACAACGGCAACGCTGCTCCAATTCTTCGCCGCCGAACGGATCATCGCAGGCCCGCCGATGTCGATATTCTCGACGGCATCTTCCAACGTGGCTCCGGCCTTTGCGATCGCGGCCTCGAACGGGTACAGGTTGACAACAAGCAGGTCGATCTGCGAGATCTCGTGTTCGTTGAGCGACGCGGCATGATCGGCGTTATCGCGAAGTGCAAGCAGTGCTCCGTGAACCCGCGGATGGAGCGTTTTTACGCGGCCGTCCATCATCTCAGGGAAACCGGTAACTTCAGATACATCGGTTACGGTTATTCCGCTGTTGCGAAGGAACGCTGCAGTGCCGCCGGTTGAAACGATCTCGACACCGCGTAACGTCAAATCCTGAGCAAGCGGCAGCAGGCCTGTCTTATCCGAAACGCTTATCAGCGCACGCGTTATCTTTCTTAGCTCTGACATAAAAAAGGCGGCCTGCGATGGCCGCCAAATTCAGCTGCGAGGCTTACGCACAGTACGCCGTTCCAAGCCTCTTGATCTCAGTAAATGGGCTGTCGGTGCATACCGCACTTAAAACAGTCGCCCGAGAAACAGAAGGCTGAAAACCAGCACAAGCGTAAAAATTATGATCTTTATCAAACTCATATCCTATTTGCAGTCTAACCCCGGTTGGCCGAAAATGCCTTTGGTACCCTTTGTGCTAAAGCCGCATTTTATGCTTGTCAGTGTCGGCATGTCAAAGAAAATTCGGGTGCATGGCGGGAAAATTTGCTTGATTTACAAATCTTTACAGACAAAGCTATTAGGGACGATGGTATCAGTAAACGCCGGAAAGCGGAAAAGGTTGGGTTTGGCGCGTACGTTATTGCTGTTTCTGGTTTCCTTGCTTGGTGCGTTAGGTGCCCACGCTCAACATCTTACAGCAACGATCTCACCCGATCCTTCCAAACACTCAGCCGAGATCGATGCTGTATTTTCCGAATCGGTATTTATCGTGAAACTGCCGGAAACAGTCTCATGGGCTGCCGATGAGTTGCATTGTTTCGATCGCGAAGGCCGCAAGAGCGATGTTACGGAGGCTCGGCCGCGGCAATTCGTCGCACTTAAGGGTGTCGTTAGGTGCATTTATTCCGTATCCGTTTTGGGTGCTGATATCGGTGCCTTACGGGCACATCGGTCGTGGATCGCGGCGACGAACGGCATACTGATGCTTGGCGACCTGCTGCCTGAGAACGGCCGTGACGGAGCTGCTGTACGAGTAGAATTGCCGGTCGAATGGAACGTTACCGGAGAATATTCGGAAAACGAAGCTATTACGTTTCAAGACGCCTCCAAAGCTGTGATCCCTATCGGCAAGGATTGGAGGCGTTCATCGCTAAGAGCGCGGCAGAATGACGTCGAACTCATTATTGCCGATCAATGGCCGTTCAGCGATGCGGAGGCGGTCGCGGTTGCTGCAAAGATCGGCAATATTTACGCAGCGTCGATCGGGCCGCTGAGAGCCGAGAAGCCGGCCGTAGTTATGTTTCGAATGCCGCAGGGCACGCCGCCCGGACAATGGGAAGCGGAAACACGAGGCACGACGATAGTTATCACATCATCGGATATGCCGTTCGCTTCGCAGTCGCTTCAGAGGCTTAATGAGCAGCTTCGGCATGAGATGTTTCATCTTTGGTTTCCGAACGGCGTTGCTCTCAGCGGCAGGTATGATTGGTTCTATGAAGGAGCCGCTCAGTATGTTTCGCTTCTGACCGCGGTCCGCACCGGGACGATCAGGTTCGAGGATATGCTGGATACACTCAGCCGTGCTATGACGATCGAGGCAGCGTATCCGCAGCAGGATTTGACCATGATGTACGGCGGACCTGTCGCGGCGAACATTCTTACTTACGCACGCGGGCTGACGATCGCCTTTTTGTTCGATATTGCAAGGCTTGAGCGATCAAACGGCAAGTCCTCATTCGGGGACATACTGCGGGAGCTTTATCGTGAGTATCCGATGAATAGGCCCGGACGTGATGCAACGCAGGCGCTGCTTGCCGAATTCGGAAAATATGGTGAACTGACACCGCTTGTTGATGCCTTGGTTACAGCAAAGCGAGACGTTCCGGCCGTTAATGTCATCCAACTGCTCGGGAAGTGCGGTATCGCCGATGCAGTCGCGGGGACGGCCCATAAGCTCTCTGCCATGCAGAAGCTCTCGTCGCGGCAAAAGGCGTTGCTCGACAAATTGGGTTATAATGCTTGGCGAAGTTCAACGAAGGACCTGAAATGAATTTAAGGGCTTTACCAATTCTTTTACTGCTTGTCTTTTCGCTTTTTGCAGGCGGATGTACCGTTATAGATCAATCCGTAAGCGGTGTCGCCGGCGTTTTTGGTGCAAGCGATACGGCGACCGTGATCGCAAAAACGGCACAGATACGAACATCCTTTGCTGTGGTCGCAGCAGATCTTTTGGAGGTCAAACGCGGCGATAAGCTGGACGTGCTCGATCAGGTCGAATCTCCGGACATTAAAGGCCTTTACTGGTACCGTGTTCGCGCGCATGACGATGCGCAAACCGAAGGATGGATCGAGGCACAGAACGTCATTACGAGTGAGACGCTTGAACGCAGTAAGAAATTGGCGGAGGACTTTCAGGGTGAAGCCCCGCAGGCCGCAGGTATGATCCGTTCAGCTTCGAACCTGCGTGCTGCGTCCGACATGAATCCAGAGAACGTACTGTTCAAGCTTGCGAACGGTTCGACATTCGACATCATGGATTGGAAGTTCGTGCCGAAAGAGGAAGTGCCCGATGTCGATGATGCTCCGAAAGGACAGCGGAAAACCGGCAAGCGTACCAAGAATGCTGACATTGAGGCCGCAAAAGAGGCCGGCGAGCCGGATAATATACAGGACAAGTACGATATTTGGTACCTTGTCAGGCTCGATCCGTCAGTCTCGCCCGCACCGGCGGGATGGCTGTTCGGCCGTCAGGTCGAACTGCAGGTTCCGAGCGATATCGTTTTCTTCCAGCAGAATAATCGCAAATTCGTAACATGGCAGCGGTTGGATGCCGACACCAACGGCAGCGGTAGATCGGGCACGCCGGGAAGTTGGGTTATTCTCACGCGGACGAATGCGGTCAAGGCCATCGATGGTGTCGAACCGGACTTTGACGGCATTTTGGTATTGGCGTTCGATAAATACGACCAGAGCTATTACACGGTGTGGCGTACGCCGAATAATACAGAGGTTTGGGGTATGCTGCCGCTGAAAGTTGAAGGCAAAGGCGATAACAAGACGTTCTCGATGCAGCTGCGAAGCCCGAACGGCTCGCTCGATACAAAGATCTTTAATGTATCGCGTGATAAGAATCGAATGAAGGTTGTGCCGCCGGAAGATATCGCACAGTATCAAACTACGCCGCCGAAGAAAAAATAGTGGCTGAGAATAGAACCGATAGTGGTGAGGAGCCTTTTGAGATCGAGATAACCGATTCGCTCGATCTCCATTCATTCCATCCTAGTGAGGTTCGGGCGGTTGTCGAAGCCTATCTGATCGAGGCTCACAAGAAAGGGTTCAAAATAGTCCGGATCATTCATGGAAAGGGCATTGGTGTGCAGCGTGAGATCGTGCGTAATGTGCTTGCTGAAACGCACTTTGTAAGCGAGTTCAAGAATGCGCCGGAGTTCTCAGGCAGTTGGGGAGCCACGATCGCACATCTTGAGGTTTGATATCCTAATTTGCCGGCGAGGTCAAATCTCGTCAATTATCTCTGCCCACGTATCCTCATTCGATGAGTAGTCGGGCATGATCTTGGCGATGAGTTCGGCCTGCTCGCTCACCTTCTCTTCAGCAACAGTCAGACGTTCGCGGAGTTTCTTATTGGCACGTTCCATATCGCGTACTTGCTGCTTCTTCTCGCGGATCGCACGATCCAAGCAGAACAGATGAACCATCTGCATGCCGGCAAGAACAACAAGCACTAGCGAAAGTCCGATTAGAAAATATGTAAACATGCCCCTTGTAGTTAGAATAATTATACTCTTGTAGTTTGATACTTGAAAAGGGAGAATCGATATTTCAGGAGAAAAATTGAGATGAAGGAAGATATAATCAACTCGATACCGGATGCTCCGGCCTTAAACAGAAGGGAATTTTTGGTTACAACGATACTTGCGGCGGGCATTTACGGCGCCGCCGTCGAACCGATAGCCGCACAGACCAAGATCACGACCGATGGCAAGGGCCTTGTTGCCGGCGAAGTGAAAATTCCGGTCGCCGACGGACTGATGCCCGCGTATCGTGCAATGCCTGATAAGAAGGGCGGCAAATTCCCGATCGTGATCGTTATTCATGAGATCTTCGGCGTCAACGAGTGGATACAGGATGTCTGCCGCCGCTTTGCGAAACTCGGTTGCATGGCAGTCGCACCGGCATTATACGCTCGTCAAGGCGAGGTCAAGGATCTTCGGGACCCGCGTGAGATCAATATGAAGATCTTCTCGCAGATGCCTGACACACAGTCGCTGGCCGACATCGACTCGGCAGTAAAATGGGCAGGCAAGAACGGCGGAAAGGAAAAAAAACTCTCGATAACAGGTTTCTGCTGGGGCGGAAGAACAGTATGGATGTATGCTGCTCATAACCCAAAGGTCAAAGCCGGAGCCGCTTGGTACGGCCGCGTCGTGCCGACTCCGAATTCGCCTGTGAATAAAGCGCAGCCGACCACACCTATGGATCATGTTAAGGAATTGAAGGTGCCGGTCATCGGCTTTTTCGGAGGCCATGATAAAGGAATATCGCTTGACGGTGTCGGGCGTTTCGAGAACGAACTGGCGAAATACGGCTCAGGCTCCGAGATCGTGATCTATCCGAACGCTGAACACGGCTTTCATGCGGACTATCGCGCAAGTTATAACAAAGAAGCATCGGAGGATGCTTGGGCTAAACTCCGATCGTGGTTCAAGAACCACGGTGCATTCTAAAAGGAAAATAAAATGGCAAACATTCCTGAACTAAAACTCGAATACACGCTGCTGTGCGATGATGTTCGTATCGAAATGGGTAATAAGATCTCGCTTATGGGGATCTTTCAGAACATAATGGTCGAGAAGCTTCCGGTTTCGCTAATAAAATTTGCAGTGATAAACCATTGGCGTGGCGAAGGTTCGCATCAAACAGAGGTGAGAATACTCTCGCCGGACAAGTCAAATTTGGTCGTAAGCTCACAGCCGACGACGATCGACCTTGCACCGGGAGGCTTTACCGACAATGTCTCATTCTTTGTGAATGTTGTATTCCCGGCCGCAGGCACATACTGGGTTCAGACCGTCGCCAATACCGTTCTGCTTGACGAAATGCCGTTGATCGTTACCGATCAGGCAAGCTTTAATAACGGACTGCCGCCCGATGAGGTCAGCGATACCGTCAATTAACGGTTTTCAGCGGCGTGTTGTATTCAGGGAAATGGCGAGGCGATAAATGGCCGCCTCGCTTACGTCGATATCTTTCGAAGCAGAAACGCCGTTAGCCGATGCGGTTATGCGTAGTTTCGCGGTTCCTTCCTTCAAGTGGAACGTATATTCGCCGCTGATATTGGTCGTTCCGGTCGCCAACCTCCGAGTCGTTCCGTCCGAATTGACATTGAACAATTCAACCTTTGCAGCAGTAATGCTCGTGCCGTCCGAATAAAAGACGCTTGTATGGACGAGCACCTGCGTACCGCGATCGACGGTCAGCATTAAACGATCGCCAAGGTCGGCCACTTTTTTCTTTTTGACCTCGACATTGTAGAGCACTCCGTTAGAATAGCCGGCCGCCTCGAAGACGAGATTATAAAGGCCCGGCCGAAGCCCATCCAGTACAAAATCGCCTTTCTTATCTGAGGTTGCCGAGCGAATATCCTTGCCGTCTTGGCGCGCGGTAACACTTGCACCGGCAATGCCGCCTCCGGACGAGGTACGCACCTTGCCTTTTACACCGCCTGTATCCTGTCCGTAGCCGACGGCTACAAGCGGCAGGAGCAGAAAGATCGAGATCAGGACTTTACGCATTTTGTCTTTGCTTCGCGGCACTTCCTCCAAATCCGGCAGCAACATCATTGATGATGTCATTCAGGGTTCGGGTTGGCTGGTAACCGATCAATCGTTTTGCCTTCTGAAGATCGGGGACGCGGCGCGCCATATCCTCAAAACCCTCGCCGTAAACCTGCTCATATGGGATGAACTCGATGGCGCTTGTGCTGCCGGCATATTCAATGGCGCGCTTTGCAAGATCGAGGATCGAAACTTCTTCATTATTGCCGAGGTTGATCACCTGGCCGAAGCATTCTGGGGTTTCCAGTAATTTCACCAGACCGTCAACGACATCAGCCACATGGCCGAAACATCGCGACTGCGTTCCGTCGCCGTGTACTTCGATTGGTTCGTTGTGGAGAGCGGCCCGCACGAATCTTGGAACGACCATTCCGTATTGTCCCGTTTGTCGCGGTCCGACAGTGTTGAAAAGGCGAACGACGACGACCGGCAGCTGTGTTTCTTTCCAGTGGGCAAGGGCGAGAAATTCGTCCAATGTTTTAGCACAAGCGTAAGCCCAGCGATGTTTGTCCGTCGCGCCGGTCAACAGGTCATCGTTCTCGTTAAAAGGTACCGAGACGCCTTTTCCGTAAACCTCTGACGTGCTTGGCACCAGGACACGTTTGCGGTAACGTGAACAGAATTTCAGAATAACGTCCGTTCCGTGAAAGATCGTGTTTATCGTCTTTACGGGCTGCTCCATTATCAGCCGTACGCCGACCGCGCTTGCCATGTGAAAGACGCGGTCAGTATCACGAATGAGACGCTCCATCAACTTGTCATTCAGCACCGTGTCGATGATAAGTTCAAAGCGCGGATGACCCTCGAGGTGAGAGATGTTGGCATACCGTCCCGTAGAAAGGTCATCGATGACGGTTACTTCGTGCCCTTCGTCGAGGAGCCTGTCTGCCAAATGGCTTCCGATAAATCCGGCACCGCCGGTTATTAGTATTCTCATAGAAATAGTTTGTTCGCAGAATGTCTGGGATACATAGGATCGAAAAAAGAATATATCACGATTTCATCAATTTTTGCTTTGATTTTCTTTCAGCAGCCGGACGATGAACTTGGTGCCGCCGCTCTCAGCCTGCTCGACCTCGATCGTGCCGCCGTGCATCTCAACGACCTTTTGCGCGATCGCCAGCCCAAGGCCCGTGCCGGTCTCTTTTGTTGAAAAATACGGCTCAAAGATCTTGGCTATATCTTCTTTTGCGATGCCCGGTCCGTTGTCGGCAACCTCGAAATCGACAAACCGGCTCTGGTCCTCTGCACTTATTTTGATCGAAATGTATCCGCCGTTGTTGCCAATTGCCTGCACTGCATTCACAAGAAGATTGTTGAAAACAGAGCGTAGGAACTCTACATCGCCCAAAATGTTAGGCACACCCTCGTGTTCGATGACGCCAACCGTTACATTGTTCTCATCTGCTTGAGGGCCGATGAGCCGCAGCGATTCGGCTATCGCGTCACGCGCCTTAATGGGTTTCAGATCGGCGTTGACCGGACGCGAATATGCCAAGAAATCAGATATCTGCCGATTAATCCTTGCAACCTCGCCCTTTAGCTGCGACGTGAGTTTCTGGAATTCGGCATTCTTGTCCGGATCGGCGGGGCTGTATTTGTTCCGAAGGTGATCGAGGGTCAGGTTAATGTAGTTTAGCGGGTTGCGTATCTCGTGAGCGATCGCAGACCCCAGCCGTCCGACAACGGCGGATTTCTCGGCTTGCTGAAGCTGTGTCTCGATATTGCGCTTTCGCTCAAGTTCGGCCGTCATTTCATTGAAATTGCCTGCTAGGATGCCAAGCTCGTTGCGGCGGCCCGTCCTCACCCTTACTGAGAGGTCACCATTTGCTACGCGTCTTGCGGCATCGGACAGATCCGTGATCGGTGCAGTAAATCTCCACACGAGCAGGAAAGTGATCAGCGATGAGACGAGGAGGATCCCCAGCGTATAAACAAGCGGACGCGCTGCCTGCCATGCAGCTTGGCTTCGGTCATTCTTTAGCAGAACGATGATGTACCAGCGTCCGTCGGTCGTTGTGTTTACCGGGATCGCATGAGCCTCATCATCGCTGATATCGCTTCCGACACCGTGATTGGGAAAGGATGCAATATCAGGGCCGAGCCGGTCGGCTTCGATCAAACGCGGCAGGTCAGTCAGCTCTGAGAGTTTTCTGTAAACGGCCGTGCCGTTCTCCATTCGCGGTGCAAGTTGCGGGTCGAGGCTGTCGCGTATCTGCCACTTGTTATCAATTATTATTACATCCTTGATACGCTTGCGGGCATCACGATCGAAGAAGGTCTGGCCGTCACGATCGACGATGTCGGACATATAGTCGCTTGATGTGATGCCGTTAGAGCCGAGTGCCACACCTGCAACCAGGGCTCGTGTTTGGGCTTCACGCAGGTCGATGTTCTCACGCTGCGCAACAAGATTCAGATAATATTGGATGCCCAGTGTTGCGATCAGAAGCAAAGCCAAGATAAGCAGAAGCCTTCCTCTGAATGTATAAAGAAAATTCATAAACCCGAAAAGGATCTCTGATAATTACTACTTGCCATGATATCGCTTGAATGTTATAGTTTCTTTCAGCTTGAAAGCAAATTCGCGGGCTTTGCGTGCGACGAAGTTTCCCTTCCGCGTTTTTCAATGGTTTCTTTTGCATTCCGTTCAAACATCAGACAGAGGTAAAGCATGAAATTTATGTTTTTCGAGAAATTCCGTGCCGTTGCGATATTAGCAATGTTCACGGTGCTTTTTGCTGCGTCTTCGGATATCAACGCACAGTCAAAAACTGCCGGAAAAAAGGCAACACCGACCAAAACAAGCAACAAGGCGGATGCTAAGCATAAAAACGCCACCTCGAAGAATACCAAAAAAGATGCCGCCAAGAACCGCTCGGCCGACAAACGTTCAAAGAACGATGACAAACACTTGGCCAATGCAAAAGCGAAAAAGGACAACCCGAAAGCAAAACGCGCGGAATCAAAGAAGGATGCGGCAGAACGCCGCCGTAAAGAAGCCGAACGTCGCGCAGCGATCATAGAGGAGCAGCGCCGCCGCGAAGCTGCAAGGCGTGAGGCGATAGCACGAAAGCTCGCTTTTGAGCGCGGGCTTCGAACAGAGACGGTCGAGAACATCGCCCGGGACAACACTGAGGGCGAGGATCCGGCTATTCGCCGAGTTGCGATCAATGCTCTTGGCGACCACGCGGGTTCGGTGGTCGTTATGGAAGCCCAGACCGGTAAGGTACTGACCATAGTCAATCAGAATTGGGCGGTTCGTTCGGCAATCCGGCCTTGTTCGACAATCAAGCTCGTAACTGCCGCTGCGGGCCTGAACGAGGGCGTTATCAGCAAGGATGACGGCTCAGTTCGCAATACAGTTACGCGGCGAGACCTTGATGAGGCCATTGCATTCTCTGACAATACATATTTCCAGCGTGTAGGAGCACAGCTCGGCAACGCTAAGTTGGTCGAATATGGCCATAAATACGGCCTCGGCGAGCCGACAGGCATCAATCTGGATGGAGAAACTCCCGGAAGGCTTCCGATCCTGAATGATAGCGCACGCATTTATTCCCATGGTGATGATACCGAGGTGTCGACCATTCAGCTTGCGGTGATGGCGGCTGCGATCACGAACGGCGGGCATCGAGTGCTTCCGCGTATTCCGCGAAATACGACCGAACAAACACGCTTTCAGCCTGTCGTCAAAGCTGAGGTCAACCTGCCGCAGCAAAATGTCCGCCGCATGATTCCGGGAATGATGGGAGCTGCCGAATACGGCACCGCACATCGCGGAGTTGATGCCTCGCAGGGCATTGCGGGCAAAACCGGCTCGTGTATCGATAAAGGTTCGTGGGTAGGCCTCTTTACATCAGTTGCTCCGATCGAGCAGCCAAAATATGCCGTTGCTGTCATCCTCAGAGGCCAAAAGGAACGCGGACGATATGCGGCGGCAGTCGCCGGACAGATCTATAGGGCGCTGGGTTCACAGATCGTTCGGACGGATCGCAATTTGGCACAGACCGAATTCCACCTGCAGCCTAAGCAGAATGTGATGAATGCGACAGCGGCAAAGGCGGCTGACGAAGAGGGCGAGGACGATGCCGCCGATGCGAGTTCAATGGTTGCCGGTCAAGCGGCACAGCCCGCGGATCAGGATGGCCGGAGCGTGATAATCGTCCCGAGTGCTCCAAGGTCCGACGATAAGAAGCTTGTTCAGCGGACGGGCGATGCTCAACCGCTGTTCCCGCCCGTTGTTATCACCTATTCCAAGGACGGCACGACAACCACGATAACCAA
Proteins encoded in this region:
- a CDS encoding Smr/MutS family protein — its product is MAENRTDSGEEPFEIEITDSLDLHSFHPSEVRAVVEAYLIEAHKKGFKIVRIIHGKGIGVQREIVRNVLAETHFVSEFKNAPEFSGSWGATIAHLEV
- a CDS encoding dienelactone hydrolase family protein, translating into MKEDIINSIPDAPALNRREFLVTTILAAGIYGAAVEPIAAQTKITTDGKGLVAGEVKIPVADGLMPAYRAMPDKKGGKFPIVIVIHEIFGVNEWIQDVCRRFAKLGCMAVAPALYARQGEVKDLRDPREINMKIFSQMPDTQSLADIDSAVKWAGKNGGKEKKLSITGFCWGGRTVWMYAAHNPKVKAGAAWYGRVVPTPNSPVNKAQPTTPMDHVKELKVPVIGFFGGHDKGISLDGVGRFENELAKYGSGSEIVIYPNAEHGFHADYRASYNKEASEDAWAKLRSWFKNHGAF
- a CDS encoding carboxypeptidase regulatory-like domain-containing protein produces the protein MRKVLISIFLLLPLVAVGYGQDTGGVKGKVRTSSGGGIAGASVTARQDGKDIRSATSDKKGDFVLDGLRPGLYNLVFEAAGYSNGVLYNVEVKKKKVADLGDRLMLTVDRGTQVLVHTSVFYSDGTSITAAKVELFNVNSDGTTRRLATGTTNISGEYTFHLKEGTAKLRITASANGVSASKDIDVSEAAIYRLAISLNTTRR
- a CDS encoding GDP-mannose 4,6-dehydratase → MRILITGGAGFIGSHLADRLLDEGHEVTVIDDLSTGRYANISHLEGHPRFELIIDTVLNDKLMERLIRDTDRVFHMASAVGVRLIMEQPVKTINTIFHGTDVILKFCSRYRKRVLVPSTSEVYGKGVSVPFNENDDLLTGATDKHRWAYACAKTLDEFLALAHWKETQLPVVVVRLFNTVGPRQTGQYGMVVPRFVRAALHNEPIEVHGDGTQSRCFGHVADVVDGLVKLLETPECFGQVINLGNNEEVSILDLAKRAIEYAGSTSAIEFIPYEQVYGEGFEDMARRVPDLQKAKRLIGYQPTRTLNDIINDVAAGFGGSAAKQRQNA
- a CDS encoding HAMP domain-containing protein, with translation MNFLYTFRGRLLLILALLLIATLGIQYYLNLVAQRENIDLREAQTRALVAGVALGSNGITSSDYMSDIVDRDGQTFFDRDARKRIKDVIIIDNKWQIRDSLDPQLAPRMENGTAVYRKLSELTDLPRLIEADRLGPDIASFPNHGVGSDISDDEAHAIPVNTTTDGRWYIIVLLKNDRSQAAWQAARPLVYTLGILLVSSLITFLLVWRFTAPITDLSDAARRVANGDLSVRVRTGRRNELGILAGNFNEMTAELERKRNIETQLQQAEKSAVVGRLGSAIAHEIRNPLNYINLTLDHLRNKYSPADPDKNAEFQKLTSQLKGEVARINRQISDFLAYSRPVNADLKPIKARDAIAESLRLIGPQADENNVTVGVIEHEGVPNILGDVEFLRSVFNNLLVNAVQAIGNNGGYISIKISAEDQSRFVDFEVADNGPGIAKEDIAKIFEPYFSTKETGTGLGLAIAQKVVEMHGGTIEVEQAESGGTKFIVRLLKENQSKN